From Pagrus major chromosome 9, Pma_NU_1.0, the proteins below share one genomic window:
- the olig2 gene encoding oligodendrocyte transcription factor 2 has protein sequence MDSDTSRMSSRPSSPEVDDIFLSTLKKSVHGFSGAVSSTQSDSPSDIPGMRGLSAADEESLALRLAKKDRKLLSEGELQSIRLKINSRERKRMHDLNVAMDGLREVMPYAHGPSVRKLSKIATLLLARNYILMLSNSLEEMKRLVSEIYGTSGHHGGFHPSACGTMTHAGPVPGHPAAPHASHPAVHHPLLPPAAVSTASLSAPGIAAVTSVRPHHGLLKAPAAGAGPLGSSFQHWGVGTGMPCPCSMCQVPPPHVSSMSTVTMPRLASDSK, from the coding sequence ATGGACTCAGATACGAGCCGCATGTCGAGCAGACCGTCATCTCCCGAGGTTGACGACATCTTCCTGTCCACCCTGAAAAAGTCTGTGCACGGCTTCTCCGGCGCCGTGTCCTCCACACAGAGCGACTCTCCGTCAGATATCCCCGGCATGCGCGGCCTCTCCGCCGCCGACGAGGAGTCCCTCGCACTCCGGCTGGCCAAGAAAGACCGCAAACTCTTGTCAGAGGGCGAGCTGCAGTCCATCCGCCTCAAGATCAACAGCCGCGAGAGGAAAAGGATGCACGACCTCAACGTAGCCATGGACGGGCTCCGGGAGGTCATGCCCTATGCGCACGGACCGTCGGTGCGCAAACTCTCCAAAATCGCCACCCTGCTGCTTGCTAGAAACTACATTCTGATGCTGAGCAACTCACTTGAGGAGATGAAGCGGCTGGTGAGCGAAATCTACGGCACCAGTGGACACCACGGCGGCTTCCACCCATCAGCCTGTGGGACTATGACACACGCGGGGCCCGTACCGGGACACCCGGCGGCTCCCCATGCATCACACCCGGCGGTGCACCACCCACTCCTCCCGCCCGCGGCCGTCTCCACCGCCTCTCTGTCCGCGCCCGGCATCGCCGCAGTCACCTCGGTCAGACCGCATCATGGACTCCTCAAAGCGCCCGCTGCAGGTGCTGGGCCACTGGGCAGCAGTTTCCAGCACTGGGGCGTCGGCACCGGGATGCCTTGTCCATGCAGCATGTGCCAAGTTCCGCCTCCGCATGTGTCCAGCATGAGCACTGTCACCATGCCGAGGCTGGCCAGCGACTCCAAGTGA